The genomic window AGGTAAGCATCTGGCGCCACAGGCACCCGAGGCGCCccgcgagcgtgcgtgtgtccgCCGCCCTGCTGACCGGCCACGTCCTCGTCACTCTCTCCCTGGCTCTCGTCGCGTCGCGGTGCCTCCCGTTCGGCTCCGGAGGGATcgagacagaagagacaggaagtcaggaagagaaagaagaaggaggaggagcagtaagGAAGAACAGGTGAAGAGATATAAgtcaagaaagggaaataaaaaaaaaaaaggaaatttagaagttaagaaaaggaaggagagatcaggaagaggaacaagaaggaggagtcaagaaaacaaacaagcatcATAAAACAGAATTCGTCAACAGGCATAACCACCAACCGCCCGCGATGCGCGCCCGTCACCTGCTCCTCCCCCTACTGGCCATGGGCGTGGCGTGCGGGCGGCGTGATCTCGTGGGGCAGCAGGTGTGCGGCAACCAGCTGGTGGAgctcctctccttcatctgccGCGGCCGATACTACTCGCCCAGGGACCGTCGCGTCTCGGGTGAGTCTTGTAGCTTCGCCGTTAGTAGCAGAGGGGCAACGACGCCTTTGGTAATGCTCGTATGATAGGCATTAGTGAAAAAGTTCGTGTTCAGTGACTGTGTTCAGTGACTGGGAAGGTTTAGTGCGCTTTCATAAGTTTTTTTCCTTCAATACAGTGTTCTAAaactatataattataatatctgaTATATCatcaagaatgattatgataacagctatgttttttttttttattatctttattaagattatcattatcatcatcgtcaccaccatcatgataatcatgattaagattatttttatcattaccattagcattattactattggtatcattatcatgaatactattattatcaatattaacatcgtcctcttcgtccttatcatgtttattatcatagctattactgtcattattcttattatcatcacaaaactctttatttcaatattatcatccttatcacgaTGACGAACATCTTCctcctgattattatcattatcaccactattatcatcattaccactatcagcaCTCTCATCACCTTAAGCCTGCGCGTGACGCCCTACCCTTCCCTGACagcccccgccgccgcccgctcGCGAGAGGCTCCCCTTCGGCAGCTGGGCGAGGGCGCCACCTTCAGCCACTCGGCCCCCAGCCTTCGTTCCGACAGCCTCCTGCAACCTCCGTCTTCGGTTCTGTCCGGACTCCCGCTTCGCCAGGACTCAGCGAAGCCAAAGGACGCCTTTGCGGGATATTCGGAGGAGGTGGAAGACGCCTTCAGAAAGCGCTCGGGGGCAGGCGTGGCGCCGCTGAAACCAGGCAGTTGGGTTGGAAGGGCGTGGCAGGTGGGTGTGTGGTGTCCTGATGGgttgatgtatttttttaaagatatatgtgtgtatttgtaagcgTACACGTGTCTATATGTTGATTATTTTGGACAGATGAGtagtatttattgattttattgacaaaGCAGAGAAACATCACAAAGATTTacaaaggaaacaacaacaacgaagtgACTTAATGCGTTATACTAAAGACAGTAAAGGCGATTGTGTTCACGTTAACGCAGTAATTTCCCTGCGCTACATTA from Penaeus chinensis breed Huanghai No. 1 chromosome 24, ASM1920278v2, whole genome shotgun sequence includes these protein-coding regions:
- the LOC125038073 gene encoding uncharacterized protein LOC125038073, producing MRARHLLLPLLAMGVACGRRDLVGQQVCGNQLVELLSFICRGRYYSPRDRRVSAPAAARSREAPLRQLGEGATFSHSAPSLRSDSLLQPPSSVLSGLPLRQDSAKPKDAFAGYSEEVEDAFRKRSGAGVAPLKPGSWVGRAWQPLLSYSLASDSSSIIPQESFSSRLLLEDRWIPPFLPRRSASAFVKTREKRGFTIVDECCRLKACNLDELLAYCG